A single Candidatus Sulfotelmatobacter sp. DNA region contains:
- a CDS encoding cysteine synthase family protein, which yields MSVLEAIGNTTMVRLNRVVPAGCAEIYAKLEWENPTGSMKDRMAVAVISRAEETGRLKPGGTVIEYTGGSTGASLALVCAARGHRIHIVSSDAFAREKLDQMRALGAELTLVPSEEGRTTKKLILDMIETARALSRQPNTCWTDQLRNPDTIGGYYGLGEEIWAETRGEVDAFVHCAGTAASSRGVATVLKKHRAGVQIAVVEPAESAVLSGGEPGPHQIEGVGVGFVPPLWEPSLVDEILAVKTDEAKEMARRLAREEALFAGTSSGANVVAAIALGLRLGPGKKVVTLMVDSGLKYLNTDVYRIH from the coding sequence ATGAGCGTTCTCGAGGCGATCGGAAACACCACCATGGTCCGGCTGAACCGGGTCGTCCCAGCCGGCTGCGCCGAGATCTACGCGAAGCTCGAATGGGAGAACCCGACCGGCAGCATGAAGGACCGCATGGCGGTTGCGGTGATCTCGCGGGCGGAAGAGACCGGCCGCCTCAAACCGGGTGGCACGGTGATCGAGTACACCGGCGGGAGCACCGGCGCGTCGCTGGCGCTGGTGTGCGCGGCCCGGGGGCATCGCATTCACATCGTGAGCTCCGACGCCTTCGCGCGTGAGAAGCTCGACCAGATGCGCGCGCTGGGCGCCGAGCTGACCCTGGTGCCGAGCGAGGAGGGGCGCACCACCAAGAAGCTGATCCTCGACATGATCGAAACCGCTCGCGCACTGAGCCGGCAGCCGAACACCTGCTGGACCGATCAGCTCCGCAATCCCGATACCATCGGCGGCTACTACGGGCTGGGCGAGGAGATCTGGGCCGAAACGCGCGGCGAAGTCGATGCCTTCGTCCACTGCGCGGGCACGGCGGCTTCGTCCCGCGGCGTGGCGACGGTGCTGAAGAAGCACCGCGCCGGGGTGCAGATCGCGGTGGTCGAACCCGCCGAATCCGCGGTGCTGAGCGGCGGAGAGCCCGGACCGCATCAGATCGAGGGCGTCGGCGTCGGGTTCGTGCCGCCGCTGTGGGAGCCGAGCCTGGTGGACGAAATCCTCGCCGTGAAGACCGACGAGGCCAAGGAAATGGCCCGCCGGCTCGCACGTGAAGAGGCCCTGTTCGCCGGCACTTCTTCCGGAGCCAACGTGGTCGCGGCCATCGCGCTCGGGCTGAGGCTCGGGCCAGGGAAGAAGGTGGTCACGCTGATGGTGGACTCGGGACTCAAGTATCTGAACACCGACGTCTATCGAATCCACTAG
- a CDS encoding HAMP domain-containing sensor histidine kinase, whose product MLVVVTVLRPLAAQRAHERTELSLDRASRQIAALYDPYDLREIARVLRENRPAARDAFLLLSAWDGRLVATQPIGPDLRARIIPLLLSSGLADSSALRDSSAGEAPFGRSGDDFASLEARLAVLGHRAVNIEGGRFGEVVAMGTAEGVSLWALPETRALALFMPFAILAAGVAGLLMVRIVVTRLQALEQVARRVTGGELSARVERSGRDEIGRLEQSFNLMTERLAVARAQLEATDLQRRRLFADITHELATPLTSIRGYVETLANPEVPSSEEERATYLNDVLEEAKRLELLIADLLELTRLEAGSVPLKPVRLDWAALCRHAARRLGPRFSAAGLTLEWAGLETPAWVLADGRRLEQVVDNLLGNALRYVPAGGHVTLSMARLDPVLAGHSTDRPAAGWGLTVSDDGPGIASEDLPHVFERFYRAESVHAQGGTGLGLAIVREIASQHGGRVHAESRQPRGAAFIVELPSVE is encoded by the coding sequence GTGCTGGTGGTGGTGACGGTGCTGCGGCCCCTCGCCGCGCAACGCGCCCACGAGCGCACCGAGCTGTCGCTCGATCGCGCCTCGCGCCAGATCGCGGCGCTCTACGATCCCTACGATCTGAGGGAGATCGCTCGCGTGCTGCGCGAAAATCGCCCGGCGGCGCGCGACGCGTTCCTGTTGCTCAGCGCCTGGGACGGCCGCCTGGTCGCGACCCAGCCGATCGGTCCCGACCTGCGCGCGCGCATCATCCCGCTCCTGTTGAGCAGTGGGCTCGCCGATTCGTCGGCGCTGCGTGATTCCTCCGCCGGCGAGGCGCCGTTCGGAAGAAGCGGGGACGACTTCGCCTCTCTCGAAGCGCGCCTGGCGGTGCTCGGGCATCGAGCCGTGAACATCGAAGGCGGTCGCTTCGGCGAGGTCGTGGCGATGGGAACGGCAGAGGGAGTAAGTCTCTGGGCGCTCCCCGAAACGCGAGCCCTCGCGCTGTTCATGCCGTTCGCGATCCTGGCCGCGGGAGTCGCCGGGTTGCTGATGGTGCGAATCGTGGTGACGCGCCTGCAGGCGCTCGAGCAGGTCGCGAGGCGCGTCACCGGGGGCGAGCTGTCGGCGCGCGTGGAACGCAGCGGACGCGACGAAATCGGTCGCCTCGAGCAAAGCTTCAATCTCATGACCGAACGTCTTGCGGTGGCGCGCGCTCAGCTCGAAGCCACCGACTTGCAGAGACGCCGGCTCTTCGCCGACATCACCCATGAGCTGGCGACCCCGCTCACATCGATCCGCGGCTACGTCGAGACCCTGGCCAATCCCGAAGTGCCCAGCTCGGAAGAAGAGCGGGCCACTTATCTCAATGACGTCCTGGAAGAGGCGAAGCGCCTCGAGTTGTTGATCGCCGATCTGCTCGAGCTCACGCGCCTCGAAGCGGGGTCGGTCCCCCTGAAGCCCGTGCGCCTCGACTGGGCCGCATTGTGTCGCCATGCGGCCCGCCGGCTGGGACCGAGGTTCTCGGCCGCCGGACTGACGCTGGAGTGGGCGGGACTCGAGACGCCGGCCTGGGTGCTGGCCGACGGCCGGAGGCTCGAGCAGGTCGTGGACAATCTGCTCGGCAACGCCTTGCGCTACGTTCCGGCGGGGGGTCACGTCACCCTGTCCATGGCGCGCCTCGATCCGGTGCTCGCCGGGCATTCGACGGATCGTCCCGCCGCGGGCTGGGGCCTGACGGTGAGCGACGACGGACCGGGAATCGCATCCGAGGACCTGCCGCACGTGTTCGAGCGTTTCTACCGGGCCGAGTCGGTGCACGCACAGGGCGGGACCGGACTTGGACTCGCGATCGTGCGCGAGATCGCGAGCCAGCACGGCGGCCGGGTTCACGCGGAATCACGCCAGCCGCGCGGAGCCGCGTTCATCGTCGAACTGCCGTCGGTCGAGTGA
- a CDS encoding response regulator transcription factor produces MKLKVLIVEDDRRIAVLVAKNLEAAGYECHLAADGEQAIREFDRLKPALVVLDIGLPGLSGLEVTRHLRGESEVPILMLTARSTEADKVLGLELGADDYLPKPFGTSELVARVRALLRRTATEPRQHELVFGGLRIDPARREAERDGARVRLTTLEFDLLYFLACRPGQVFSREALIDRVWGDDRVVGDRTIDNLVSRLRRKLEVDPDEPRYLQTVWGAGYRFEGEAF; encoded by the coding sequence ATGAAGCTCAAGGTCCTGATCGTCGAGGACGATCGGCGCATCGCGGTGTTGGTCGCGAAGAATCTCGAGGCGGCGGGATACGAGTGTCATCTCGCCGCCGACGGCGAGCAGGCGATTCGCGAATTCGATCGTCTGAAGCCGGCGCTGGTGGTGCTCGACATCGGCCTGCCGGGACTGAGCGGGCTCGAGGTCACCCGCCATCTGCGCGGCGAAAGCGAGGTTCCGATCTTGATGCTGACCGCCCGCTCGACCGAAGCCGACAAGGTCCTCGGCCTCGAGCTCGGCGCCGACGACTATCTCCCCAAGCCCTTCGGCACTTCGGAGCTGGTGGCTCGCGTGCGCGCGCTCCTCAGACGTACGGCGACCGAGCCGCGCCAGCACGAGCTGGTGTTCGGCGGGCTGCGCATCGATCCCGCGCGACGCGAAGCCGAACGGGACGGCGCGCGCGTGCGCTTGACCACGCTGGAATTCGATCTGCTCTATTTCCTGGCCTGCCGGCCCGGCCAGGTGTTCTCGCGAGAGGCGCTGATCGACCGCGTCTGGGGGGACGATCGAGTGGTGGGAGATCGCACCATCGACAACCTGGTCAGCCGGCTGCGCAGGAAGCTGGAAGTGGACCCCGACGAGCCGCGCTATCTGCAGACGGTGTGGGGCGCGGGCTACCGCTTCGAGGGTGAAGCCTTCTGA
- a CDS encoding periplasmic heavy metal sensor has translation MNARRWKGEPARAAWQSKRIAIVWILLSAVALHGAALAQSGLGEGPGRGPDAGSPKLGDPPGPDVPLGPRPEFGPPPGPGPLWARLPTPEALDQLGLSPTQRTKIEDLIDAQRRYAIRADGDARIADLDLQRLVERDSTDTGAIARAIERLTSVRQEMLKSRVAAILAIRAVLTPEQRARLRRPGAEARWH, from the coding sequence ATGAACGCGCGCCGGTGGAAAGGCGAGCCTGCGCGGGCTGCCTGGCAGTCGAAGCGGATCGCGATCGTCTGGATCTTGCTGAGCGCCGTCGCGCTGCACGGCGCGGCGCTCGCGCAAAGCGGCCTGGGAGAGGGGCCCGGGCGCGGGCCGGATGCGGGGAGCCCGAAGTTGGGCGACCCGCCCGGTCCGGATGTTCCTCTCGGGCCGCGCCCCGAGTTTGGCCCGCCGCCGGGACCCGGTCCGTTGTGGGCGCGGCTTCCGACGCCCGAAGCCCTCGATCAGCTGGGGCTCTCCCCGACCCAGCGCACGAAGATCGAGGATCTCATCGACGCCCAGCGCCGCTACGCGATTCGCGCCGACGGCGACGCGCGCATCGCCGACCTCGATCTGCAGCGCCTGGTGGAACGCGATTCCACCGACACCGGGGCGATCGCCAGGGCCATCGAGCGGCTGACTTCCGTGCGGCAGGAGATGCTCAAGTCAAGGGTGGCCGCCATTCTCGCGATCCGCGCCGTGCTCACGCCCGAGCAGCGCGCGAGGCTCCGCCGCCCCGGCGCCGAGGCCCGGTGGCACTAG